The sequence GGCTGGTTGTCCACTCTGAAAAGCAGGACATATACTTCAGAACAATTGCTTTCatttatcaaaaaacaaaacaaaacaaacaaatgaaaaacaattcagTGAAACCCATTTTGTAactgcaaatgaataataacacatttaagaaagcgttacattttttttaatactagCTCGATGTCATGAGTTTGGCAATTGCAGGTATTCATGCAACATGTTAcgtattaaaaaatgtaactttgttTAAACATGTTACTCAAATTTAAAGTCAAAGTGCCATAGTCAGTGGACTGCATCTGGTTCTATGAACCACAGAAACATGGTTCCCACATGATACTAGACTAGTTCAGGGTTTATATCCCTGATCTTTTCAAATGATGTCTTACGGTCCTTTTTTAAATACAAGGATCTAGTGGATTGACCATACGTTCCTCCaagaaatatgacattttcatttttattgccatGTCTCTGAATAAATGCTTAACATTCAATGTCATTACTGAATCAACCATGAATGACACTCACCCTCtccatttaatacattttgaaattaatactttttttgGCTAGTGAATACATAGCAAAACAATGGATAAAAGCTAAATAGGATACATTGTCTCTAGTAAAGAGTTAAGCTTTATACAATAttggtttcatttgaaatacaaTGATAAGGAAAAAACTAATTAAAGTGGTTCAAAGCTGTTCTTGCATAGCACAAAGCCGACtacttaaatgtaaattatgcgTCTAATGTGCAAAATGCATACCAATAGGTTGatacaaacaatatttattatcattattactattattattaaatatttatatatgtatatatatactttagGCATGATAATAAACATCCATACAATAGATTTGAATCAAAATAtctatacatttatacatcacAACTCAAGGGTCTTCATCCCTTGAGTTTCAAATGGACTCTGTAACTGTGCGCTTGCATAAGACATACGGTGGCAGGCCTAggcccaccccctccaaacaagacccacccccctcccactgtCCCAGGAGGGCTGAAACACCTCCCTCTACCCCATGTGTAGGGACCCAGAAACTGCCAAAGCAGTCCAGTACTGCTCTATGTCCAATGTAGAACTTGTTTCAGTACACCAAAACCcacgacagacagacagaccggTTCTCTCAATTTGGATTGTGTTTTTCCTAAAGTAACATCAGCTTTTGATGGATTTAAGACCAGGGCGGAGAACTAAACATCACCTTCAATGGTTGACTGAAAGTCAAGAATCCTTGGTTTTCAACGTTTTACACGCCACATTTCCTAATGTTCCTCTAATGTCACCAAAAAGCTACCAATGataatttaaacttttttcatgtttgagaTTTCGATAAAGCCCTTACTAATTACATATTGCTACattaacagaatttaaaaaggatatgcaaaactgaaatctgcTGAGTGTAAGGTAAGTTACTTTTCAAATTGGGTTTCTGagtgaaaattgaaaaagaaagacGATTTTCACGTGTCTGCCATGGTTTGGTTTCTGTTGGTGCTTTCCGAGAAGGGACTGAGTTCATGCTACAAAAATAAAGGTATTAACTATCATTATAATACTAGAAGACATCATATTGTCCAGGATACAGCACTAACCTATAAGGCTGGCGCTTTTCTCCCTCATTGACAAGCAGCAATAAATGTActagaaaaggaaaaaaaaacctgtctttATCTTCCAAGGGCTTGTGAGATAGGAGGCAGTGTAGCTGGTACTTTCTGAGCATTGTCTGAAAGGTCAACACAAGAGAAGAACTTGCAAAAGGACAGAGAAGAAGTTGGATAAAAGTCTCACAATGGAGGGAACAGCCTCTCGTAGTTCAACTCTGAAAACGATAAAGGCACTGCTCCTTTCTCTCAACACGTTTTCCCCTACGCAACTCTCGCTGTTGGCAGCACTCCATCTAACAACGTACCGGGAGTCCTTCGGGGCctaaaaacatttacaagtgTCTACTCCATAGAAAccagaaaccaaaaaaataaagaataagcATGATTTAAttctaaatataaaatgcattccgacatttaaatgttacagTTACATTCTTACTCATCACTAATCCATTCTTAAAACATCTCCtagtgtgcacatacacacagatacatacgtttgaatttatttttatatatatatctgtaatCATCACTGGCATCGACTCAAACCAGTATTTAATGGAACACTAACTTAGTTAAGAAACAGTCGGTTACGAGTGAACCAATAAATACTCTCTTTACACCAATTATGTTCAATATTTCATACACAGAGCTTCAAAAACGTTCTCTCCCATGTGTATAATATTTATATCTTATAGTTACATTTTGCAAAGCTTAAACTTAATATTGACATCTCTAacacttgattttatttacaatagAACTAAATAAATAGTATGCTTAATGTTGCATGTAATAatcaaaggatttttttcttttttaaatccatgAATGGAATTAAATAGTTTCCGCTGAGACATGTTTTTATTGCTATTGCTGAAACCCTATCTGGATcgttaaaaaaatcataaaataaaaatatccacTACAAGGTATGGAAGAATATCTGATTTTGATAGTAGCATTTTGTGACTGAGAAAAATATGCCATTTGTCatgtcacaaaaataataataaatcagccCATGCAAATATAACTTTTTCACATTACTGTTTTGAAGTATTGATGACATAATGCAAAAtagaagtttaaaaaaaacacaaaaaagagatcCTTAACAATTGTTAGGCTATGTGCATTTGTAGAATAGCATTCTCTGGCGTATATATTATTGTAGcgtgtttttttatatatagtaGCATGATCCCCCTGACATTTCCCATTCTTTTTTACCACATTGCTCAGATCCtaggatatatttttttaatcttgaagGTATAATATTTTCTGAGTGACACAGAAGCGATGTAGCAATTGGGAACCGGACCACTTCAgacacctttttttctgaaacgaaacattcaaaaaaaaaaaagacaaaacaaaacaaacaaaaaaaaacaaaaaaagagaagattaAGATTAGTGGGGTGTAGTCATGCCCCCTAGTTTAGGCTTTTTGTTCAGGTATGTAGCCCAGTAGACCAGGTTGAAGGTTCCAAACAGGAGAGGGAAGGCTATTCTGGCGATCCGGTCGATTTTGCTCACGCTGTTGAAGGTCTTCTTGGCCTCTGGTGGCTTGGGTTTGGGCTCCTCTTTTGGCTCGGTGGGTGGAGGCGGCGCACTTTTGGCGATGGTTGCCAAACCAGGGTCTCTGGCAATGTTCGGGGCGAAGGCTGTCGCAGTGGCTGCGGTGTATGTATTGTTCTTTTTCAGGAGGgattccttctttttcttctgctgctgGGATTAGAAACACTTCTGTGAGAGTGGCTACTGGGTGCGTAGTCGTACGTGGGTCAGCAGGAAATTTGCAAGGGAAAAGCACACCTCTCAACTAACTAGCAACATGAGGAAGCTTCCATTGCATCCTGCAGACAGttaacatttcacaaacagTTTCAACTGCATGACAGATGTTTAAAAATTTCTTACAAAAGGGAAATTACAGTGAGAACAATCACAGTATGAAACACTGTTTTAGCATCTCTTTGCATGTTGTCAATCAGCAGCTCTAAGTCATCTGGTACAAATAATTCTGCAGAACACGACAGGATATACAGGGACTCAACCCTACAGTAATCACCACTCATTAGTGTTCCTGTCATGTCCCATAATCCTTTCTGGTACTGAGATGGATGGCTGGCATGCGAACAGCCTACTATACAAACCTAAAAACAACCACGTTAATGCCCCTTAAGGGGTTTCCTCAGTGAACGTAACATAATTTTGGTAAATACTTTGATACATTTATGCAATGTGATGAATAGGTGCAGCCACTATAATCAGATAATCAATACCATCAATGAGGGATAAGTGAATTAGCATTTCCTAAGATGAAAAGACGGACAACAACGTGGATGGCCTCTTTAAGTGGCATGACATCACTGAGGCATCACTTTCTGTGACTTCAGGCATGTAGGCATGCAAATTCCTCAGCCGCATCAGTACACCCAATTAGAGAAACCCCACACGTTCTTTTTAAACTAATGTCACATTCATTGTCACACATTTGATATGGATGTGGTAATAGCAGGAAAAAAACCGACACCTTTTCTGGCACCACACTTTTTCCGTCCCAGGCGTAGCCCCTCTTGGTGAAGTAGTTGACTGTGGCAAACTCAATGAGGGCGGAGAAGACAAAGGCATAGCACACTGCGATGAACCAGTCCATGGCTGTGGCATAGGCCACCTTTGGGAGAGAGTTCCTAGCACTGATACTGAGAGTGGTCATGGTCAGCACAGTGGTCACTCCTGCAGAGACAAAACAAGGAGGATGTAAGACTGTGCAAgagaagtaataataataatggtaatagaGATAATAGTTATAAcggtaatagtaataataataagaagaagacgcagaagaaaaagaagaggaaaaatcCTTATCATCACCTGCATAACAATATCATAATGGTTATAATAATTAtggttattaattattattgatttGCATAGCTTGCAGTTCACATGTTGCCCGTCTATAAAGCCAACTATTTACTGCTGCAATTCAATTTAAGTGCCTTACGGTGCCATGCAAAAGCAATAGTAAGatttaaacttaaaaaatgctgatttcgAGTCCAGTTCCTCTACTGCTAGGCGACCCTACCCTccgtaaatgtaaatgtaaagcattGGCTTGGCCCCTTGGTAGGTCACCTCCAGTGCGCAAATGCCTAGCTCGAACCGCACCGTGCCTCGCCTGCGAGATCACTCTCCAAGCGCTGACGTGATGTGGCATGCTGCTCGTGACACATGTAAAATCATGAAACCTGAATCCGTTCCAGCGCGTTTGGTCACGGACTAAAATTGCTTAAATGAATGAAGCATAAGCTACCATTATGTTGGCAGCTTTAGCATTAAATTTTGATTAGCCAGCACAAGGCTTGCCAATTTCCTGAATGCCTCCCTCTTCCTGCACTGCATGAGCAATGTGATGGCCATCCCGTATAGGtgtgcattttcacatataCGCACACGCTCATGTTATCAATTTTTCATACAACTAAAGCCCCTGTGCTACACTGCATTTGATCTTTATGACCTAGTGCAAAGTATTTGCTACATACGTGCCAAAGCGAGATGGCCTGTAGGAATGGGGATTGtgaaacaaagagcaaagcGAGGAActgaatcatttaaaacagcCTGACTTCCATAGTGGATCGTGCTAACGGGCAGGTAGGGGCCCGGCGAAGCCAACCACCTCGACAGACTGGTAAAGCTGGCGGGAAGCGAGCGGCCGTGGGCGAGAGGAGAACCAGTCAGGGACGAGGAAAAGCACATGACATGTTTCTCAGCGTGGGGCTCCTTCCCCTGCAGACAGCTGCACAGATGTTCTCGCTAGAAAAGCGGGCAGTGGCTCCTGCTAACGTCGGGTGGTGAGATGTCCTCAGGGCTGGGCGACTCCCGGAGAGACTATTTCCAGACAGTCAGAGATTTTCATAAATTAGCCCGTATTCTCATTAAAGACACAGTTGACCCCTCGTATTCTACTGAAAACATGCcacgctctgtctctctctctcaatacGCCACTTTAACTGCCTTATTATCTCCTGCGCTCTCTCATGGGCTGGCGAAAACGTGTTTATTAaaagtgaagagagagagagagaaacacaccacAGATCTCGAAGTGCATGAAATCAGTGCACATGGCAGTATGGATTGCGTGTTTGGTCATGCAAGCTTTTGTTTGACCTTGGCCTTGACTGTTATATCTGCTGTGGTATTTTAACAAAGCCGTTGCCCTTGGCAGCTGTGTGATTCTAGAATCTGGAATCTTCTAGCATCATTCAGGCCACAATGGTAATCCCACTGTTAAGGGCCAATTTCAACGGTCATCAAAACCTTGGGTAGCCTCCTCCTTGTCTTAAGGGAAATGAAATCTCTGAAGAAAATCATTCAGGTAAGTTTGAGTGTGAGGCTATGTGGACGTTCTTATCTTTTACCtcttaataatgataatgattgtaataataataatgatggattaaatttaaaattaaattttgctCATCTTAAGCAGCTTTTACCCTCTCAAGGTGCCTTCCAGTGAAGGAAGACACTTACCTCAACCACTGCTAATGTGGTTATGTGGCTACCCACCACTTACCAaagtatgaatattttaatgctgaATATCTACGGCTACCTTGCTCAGGAAATGGCATAATGACTCCAACTGGGAACTGAGCATTCTGCCATCGTGTTTCAAGCCCTGCTTATTATTACATCACCCATGACATGTCTTGGGTTCCACAGGCTGCTGTGAGAAACCATCCCAGCTTCTGTGCCATACTGGGATGAGCTCAGTGTCTGTGATTTTCACCGCTGGTGCAATCCACCTACAGCAGACTGCTCTGAATGCTTCCCTTGGGGATAAGCAAGGTTATTTCCATACAGATTGATGACGTAGATGCTCTGCTGGGATGTACTCCTGATTCAGACAGAAAATGCTGAACCTTCTCAGAAACAGTGTCTGTTCCTATCTGGGGCTTCAAGGTGGTAGGCAATTTCTCTGGACTGATGTGGGTATGACCCACTCCCCCACATAGTGCAAGAGTTTCCAGGACATCCCTCTTCTTAGTCCTAGCCCCGAAAAGGACCCAGCAAAGACATTGAAAACTGTGCCTCCACGAGATCCGCAGACGAGTTTATCACGGTACGGAGGTACACAGATGCGCCGATTTTGTAAGCGGGCCAGATGGAAGCCTTAGCCTGCAGAAACAGCGGGGCAGCCACAGACCTATTTGCATTCAGAGGGGAGGAGGTGAGAATAACAAAAAGTCCCTCATacaatgtgggggggggggggggtggtctgtGCCAGCTGCTTCCACCGACCCTGTTTTCTCAGGTAGGTCTGAAAAGGATCCACCATCTTACACATAAGACACAAAGCCacgttgccatggaaactaCTTCACAGCCGTAACTTCATTTTATGGGTACTATACCCAATGCTGGCGCAAAGGAGTTGCGCCGGTGTGTCGAGACTCAGCCCCCTGAGGGTTTGGGGCTGAAACGTGCTGAAAGACACATTTCTTTTACTGTTCTTGCACATTCTTGCTGTTATGAGGATTGGGTTCAAAAGCCTCAGATCCTAACACTTGTTTTATCCCACTGTAATCAGCTGAAGGCAGCCATTTACCAGAACGCAGGTTTCCATGATTGTTTGACAGCTTTGACGTGGACTGATGGACCACGATGGGTTAATGAACACCATCGCTCAccttaaaagttttttttttgttttgtttttaaatggattaaTCATGCTGTAACTCAATTGCTGTAGCTCTTCCACTTCATTtagctctgtgtgtggaaaCTATGACACTTGATTTAGACGATGTATGCCTTTTAACAAGGTTTACAGAGACAAACTCTGCAGGGGCCAAGGAGAATTAACACAGATTAAGAGCAATGGCAAGAGGCAACAAGCAACGAAAATGCAATTAGGAAGCTCAGGTGATGAATGTTTGAGATGTGAGAGGGATAACGCACAGAGCTCCTTCTTTTCTGGGCTATAAGTTCAGAACCCAAAATCAGACCAAAGCAAGCCTACAGCAAAGAAACTAATCACTTTTTTTCAACCTAGCTGATCCCCAGCTCCCAAAACTAGCCACTAGCCACTAGCCCATTTCTCCCTCAAAAATGTAACCTGCATGCACGTCTTGTTATGTTAGATCAGCCTCTAgacatccccacccccactcccaccccccacctcaaCTGCCTTCCCAAACCCAACTGTCCCACGGTGTCTGCGCCGAGTCACGGCAAAACCGCTGCACGCACGACACAAACCAGTGTTCATCTTCATCACATGCAATGAGGCAGCTCTCTAATCGAATAAAATGCGACCATTTGTTTGAGCAAACATGTCAGACCGTGGTGCTGGTGCAGAGTGCGAAGCCTCCGCCGCTGACAGATCTTCCACGCGTCACCGGCAGATCCAGTGGATCCACCACTTCCAGCCGTCAGCTGGGGCTCTGCGCCTTAATCAGCAGATCCACCAAAACCGGCGGCTTAATGCGGCCGGTAAATATGCCCACGGATCGCTTTCAAGAGCAAGGGGGCAGGGACGTTAACCTGATGGCGGTGACgggcagggagagagtgggacGATGCATTTTCCCACGAAAACGAAGAATAATGGAACATATTAATTCAATTTGCCTTTGATATTAGGTGACACCGTCGTCTGAggcttttcatttctgtgataaATAAACTGAACGAAAATTGTTTTGTGCTGCAGTGATCAGGCTCTGAATGTATCAGCGTTCTTTAATCGGCACAATGATGAATAGATGTCCGTACCCACTGCTGGGTTTTTAAATTGCCTATTTATCTAAAAGGCAGACTTCACATTTGGTGTGTACTCTGTTTGTTCACGCTGATTCAAATGCGAACAGAGCGTCAGATTTAAACCAGGATGCAACACATTATTTTGCAATAAGGACTCTTATGAGCCACATTTTGCTCCTCTAAGCTTCGTGGAGACACAGGGTTGTTaatttcataaagaaaaaacaaaaattgatgGCATATATTTTCCCCAGCAGATGGCAATGTATTTTTAACTGCGGCATTTGAGGCTGCTTTAAAAGCTATTGGATTGATACCTGTGAGACCAAATGAAGTCTGCAAGCAGCAGTTTTCTCATTTGCCTGTGGGCACTGTTAGAGAGGTATAGCTGGAGCCTGTTAATGAAACTCTGTGcgaaaatgtaaaaactgagcATATTCCTCTCAGTCAAAACAACTTATCGGATTAGCaagatgtgtttctgtttacaCCCTGGTCTGGTCACTAATCAATACGTCTTCAAACAGTAATGAGTTGTGCTTTGCATACAGCCATAATCCCTTGTTAATCAAAAACATGTTATCTATCACACCAAAAATTGTGTTCTAGAAGATGCCGGTATCAGCTGGCACTGTGGTTATTCATAGAGAGAGGAGATATTGAAGCTGACAATGACCGTGACATCACATGAAAAAGTATTCTGCATGAGCATGAGAAGAAGCTGCATGAGCAAAAATACAATCTCACAATGAGAAGGGTTTGGTCTTTCAGTATGGATTACAAAGTATtagaggaccccccccccccccccccccacttgcGGACAACAcagggggtgaaaaaaaaacgctgcaCCAACACCACAAGTCTACCTATCAGAGAATTGTGGAGTACAACTTTAAATTTTCAACCACAAGAACATTTGCCATCCTAAACGCACCAATGAGCAGTGAGAGTAAGGTCGAGCAAGGACAATCCGGCGACCGCTCCATCTACTGAGCCCGCAGTGAAGAGGCGAAACCGTCCCTTTCAACAAGTTCTCTTACATAAGTCACCGAAtccccctgctcctgcttccACGGGACAGCACTGCAGTTCTGCCTGCTCAGGGATTTAAGGAGCCCTCGACTCGGCTCCtctgaaaataaagcatttgtGCATCTCGGAGCATAAAGGAGAGTACTGAGACTATGAGAAGAGGCGGGGCCAAGCCCACTGCTCAGAGATTtaagatgcacacatgcaaatagcTCAGCTAGGCCTCTCACACATGTCAACAGTGGTTGTTTAAACACTTAAATGAAGTACATTTGTAGATGAAAACTCTGGAGACAAGCATGCAATTTTTCTGCAGTAACCTatattatgaaaaatgcaaagcaacCAGCTCATCAATGCTTTCATGCACCTGACAATGAActgattttactgtttttaaaactttctGTGTTGTTTGGATGTTGCCTCATTCTAGAACCCTATCAGTAACAGTTGAATTTTTACAAGCCCAACAGGGATGATTAAGTCACCAGTGTATGCATACATCTTGTGCCTCTGAGTTACCTCCTCTACCCTTGTTATTGATTTTcactaataaataaatggaacaTAGATTAACGCACAGATGAATCACACTCACCAAATACAGTCCTTGCGGGGACAGACTCTCTGTTGAGCCAAAAGGACACCTGGGACAGAATCACCGTCATGATGCACGGCAAGTAGGTCTGAATGACGAAGTAACCGATCTTCCTCTTTAAGTGGAAGTGTGTTGTCATGACAACATACTCTCCTGTGAGAAAGGGAAAATACATGCAACATGTAAGATGATGCAACAGTGAGCATTCTCCTTTGAGCCCAAAATGTTCTGGTGCATGAACAGCAGGTTGACCACTCtgggtgtgaaagagaggaCAGGGGCAGGTGAATCTCAATGCTAGTCTTTAATCCCACTCCGGGCGCACCATTCTATGGCATTGAGAGTGTCAGGTTCTCTAAAAAGTCCGATGTTGTGACCTATTGATCCCTGCAGCGTGATAATGTCCTTCACATCTGCCTCTAGCTGTGTATGCTCCAACAATTATATCCTTGAAGATGGTACATCTGTCTCTGAGTGGTTTTCAGTGCATTAGTCAATACCATGGTATTTCTTATGTAAGATGTTTGCTGGAAGACCTATCAATACTGTTACACACATAATTGCTGTCTATTTAATTGACTCACCATTTAAGGTTATGAACTACCACTCTGCATACCCTATGACAGTAATGggtattaatattgttattaattaCTCCATGAAACATTAGATATGTATTTTCTGCGGTGACATATGCAGAATAAATCAATAAGTGGTTAAGCAATGGCCATGCAAAATTAGTTGAGCCTACTCTAATCAATCATTCTCGGTGGAATTAACACACTCTCACTCGAGACCAACCGGTAGTGACACTTTAAACAATGGCTCGTAAACAAAGCCGTGAAAAGGCTGTCTGCAGTCCCATTAACTTGTCGCTTTATgtaaatttccatttaaaagggtcactgtttttttttttttttttacgtagTCTTTGGTTGTGTTAGTATTAATGGAGGGGGAGGTGAAACACGCACCAGGGATATTAAATAACTGGGCCATTTCTTTCTCTATAATCCTACAAACAGACTGCCATGGAACGCATGAAGCTGAATGTGTCACAATTGTGGTTTGAAAAGTGACAGttgaaggagaaaaaataaactgacctGTGCTGGACTGGACCACACCAGAGTCAACAGACTGTCCCATTAAGTCATACTGGTTGAGTCGGGATCCATCTTCTGCAACGACCACCGACTGGGCGGCCCCCCTTGTCCACACGTACACAACCTCCGCACGCGTGTAGGCATCTGGTCAGCAGTGAAAGAAAGCACACCGAAAGAGGCCTTTAATGCTCACATAGGCTGTGCTATCCTGCTGTAGTCACACCAATTTATTTCCAGTGAAAACACACTCATTGAGTGTTTAGCAGAGTGGCATAGTGGCATAGTGGACTTTTAACGAGTGAGTTGCAGGTTTCATTCCTAGACGGGGTGTTTCTGTTGTACTGTTGATTAAGTTACCTAAGGTAAATTGCTACTGTCATATAAAGTAAACGTAACGGAAACCAACTTGGATTAGGGCGTCTGCAGATTAAATGGCTAATGTTGTCGGAAGCTGAGGTGGAGGTGGCCACCAACATCTAAGCTGGAGAGGACAAAAGTGCAAAGGTCAAGGCGAAAGAAAAGGAGCCGCCTGCCCTGATAAAGGGCAAGTTTGTTTCCTGGGATTGAACATGTCAAGGCTGCAGAATAAGTTTTTCACTGCAGACAATTTCTGCTGCAGAGAAGTCAtgctgatgaaatatttaaagagcAAGTGAAGTTTAAAGGTAAAGgttacttttttattcatgGTGTGTTTTTCCCAAACAGTGGCTTCAGTGGCTCGGATCCTTATGAAGACGGTTTAGGGTCAACGGATCGAGCAGCACGTAGCAGCTGCCACGCCACAGTGTACAGTAGCAATGACAAGCCCGGGCTTGTCTGACACACAGACGTTTCTGCGCCACACAGTAAGACGACCTGTGAAGATCCGCTCCCAGGCTGCAGTTGCTGGGGCTGTTACACCCTGTCGTTACTtcaaggagttttttttttttgttttttttgcacatggATCTGGTGGAAAGAAGCAGAGGCACTCACAGCTGCCAAACTTCAATGGGCAGGCGTGTGCATCCATCGGGAAATCCTCAAGGTGCATGGGACATTCTGCCCTAACTGTCAgtctgaagagagagagagagagggatggaggcacagacagtgagagagaatggcTGGGAGAGGggttttatgtttatattatttatatcaaACCTAGACTGCTTTTGTCCCTAGACTACAGCTGTCTACTGTACGTTACCCCTGTTGGAAAATGGCACATCTCTAAGCCCAGTGCAAACTCCGTGGGATCTCCAGCTTTTCCTGACAGCCAAATGAAAGATGTTGCGCCGATATAACCAGGACACGTCTCCCATTTGTCATCCACCTGACATAAATATGTACTCACGCTGGGCACTAATCTCctcataaacatgtaaaaagatGGTTTATGGGGATCCCCCGTGACACACGCATTAGCGCGCTTTACAGGGCAGCAAAAGTTGATACctgctgcttttatttatgGGGACTCTGCTCGAATTCAGACTGATACTGCAGCTTCCCTGCACCTCGTCCCGCTCGTCCGCGGGCACGCTGTGCACCTCTCCTCACACTGTCTCTGCACCACAGTCTCCTATCCTACAAATCAATGGGAGACCACGGATTTTAATTCCTAATGCTGGAAACAAAAAGGACCCTCCCAAAAAGACCAAATCCACTGGCAACCCCCAAATAATAACAGAAGCAACCTGGTAACATGTCCACGTTCCCCTCCCAATACCCATACACACCACTTGTCTTACCTCATTGTGTATAGTAATGTCCCTTCCTCTGTAATGCGTAGCAATTTATTGGGCATGGTCATGTTGTGGGCCACAGACTTTTTCCCA comes from Megalops cyprinoides isolate fMegCyp1 chromosome 3, fMegCyp1.pri, whole genome shotgun sequence and encodes:
- the gabra1 gene encoding gamma-aminobutyric acid receptor subunit alpha-1 isoform X5; this translates as MNFLQSQTMLGRTGTVTLCVWACMLVGNVLSGKSSNQNGITDEQKDNTTVFTRILDSLLDGYDNRLRPGLGERVTEVKTDIFVTSIGPVSDHDMEYTIDVFFRQSWKDERLKFKGPMAVLRLNNLMASKIWTPDTFFHNGKKSVAHNMTMPNKLLRITEEGTLLYTMRLTVRAECPMHLEDFPMDAHACPLKFGSYAYTRAEVVYVWTRGAAQSVVVAEDGSRLNQYDLMGQSVDSGVVQSSTGEYVVMTTHFHLKRKIGYFVIQTYLPCIMTVILSQVSFWLNRESVPARTVFGVTTVLTMTTLSISARNSLPKVAYATAMDWFIAVCYAFVFSALIEFATVNYFTKRGYAWDGKSVVPEKQQKKKKESLLKKNNTYTAATATAFAPNIARDPGLATIAKSAPPPPTEPKEEPKPKPPEAKKTFNSVSKIDRIARIAFPLLFGTFNLVYWATYLNKKPKLGGMTTPH
- the gabra1 gene encoding gamma-aminobutyric acid receptor subunit alpha-1 isoform X1, producing the protein MRTSAMMNFLQSQTMLGRTGTVTLCVWACMLVGNVLSGKSSNQNGITDEQKDNTTVFTRILDSLLDGYDNRLRPGLGERVTEVKTDIFVTSIGPVSDHDMEYTIDVFFRQSWKDERLKFKGPMAVLRLNNLMASKIWTPDTFFHNGKKSVAHNMTMPNKLLRITEEGTLLYTMRLTVRAECPMHLEDFPMDAHACPLKFGSYAYTRAEVVYVWTRGAAQSVVVAEDGSRLNQYDLMGQSVDSGVVQSSTGEYVVMTTHFHLKRKIGYFVIQTYLPCIMTVILSQVSFWLNRESVPARTVFGVTTVLTMTTLSISARNSLPKVAYATAMDWFIAVCYAFVFSALIEFATVNYFTKRGYAWDGKSVVPEKQQKKKKESLLKKNNTYTAATATAFAPNIARDPGLATIAKSAPPPPTEPKEEPKPKPPEAKKTFNSVSKIDRIARIAFPLLFGTFNLVYWATYLNKKPKLGGMTTPH
- the gabra1 gene encoding gamma-aminobutyric acid receptor subunit alpha-1 isoform X4, with the protein product MMNFLQSQTMLGRTGTVTLCVWACMLVGNVLSGKSSNQNGITDEQKDNTTVFTRILDSLLDGYDNRLRPGLGERVTEVKTDIFVTSIGPVSDHDMEYTIDVFFRQSWKDERLKFKGPMAVLRLNNLMASKIWTPDTFFHNGKKSVAHNMTMPNKLLRITEEGTLLYTMRLTVRAECPMHLEDFPMDAHACPLKFGSYAYTRAEVVYVWTRGAAQSVVVAEDGSRLNQYDLMGQSVDSGVVQSSTGEYVVMTTHFHLKRKIGYFVIQTYLPCIMTVILSQVSFWLNRESVPARTVFGVTTVLTMTTLSISARNSLPKVAYATAMDWFIAVCYAFVFSALIEFATVNYFTKRGYAWDGKSVVPEKQQKKKKESLLKKNNTYTAATATAFAPNIARDPGLATIAKSAPPPPTEPKEEPKPKPPEAKKTFNSVSKIDRIARIAFPLLFGTFNLVYWATYLNKKPKLGGMTTPH
- the gabra1 gene encoding gamma-aminobutyric acid receptor subunit alpha-1 isoform X3, encoding MGVAMNFLQSQTMLGRTGTVTLCVWACMLVGNVLSGKSSNQNGITDEQKDNTTVFTRILDSLLDGYDNRLRPGLGERVTEVKTDIFVTSIGPVSDHDMEYTIDVFFRQSWKDERLKFKGPMAVLRLNNLMASKIWTPDTFFHNGKKSVAHNMTMPNKLLRITEEGTLLYTMRLTVRAECPMHLEDFPMDAHACPLKFGSYAYTRAEVVYVWTRGAAQSVVVAEDGSRLNQYDLMGQSVDSGVVQSSTGEYVVMTTHFHLKRKIGYFVIQTYLPCIMTVILSQVSFWLNRESVPARTVFGVTTVLTMTTLSISARNSLPKVAYATAMDWFIAVCYAFVFSALIEFATVNYFTKRGYAWDGKSVVPEKQQKKKKESLLKKNNTYTAATATAFAPNIARDPGLATIAKSAPPPPTEPKEEPKPKPPEAKKTFNSVSKIDRIARIAFPLLFGTFNLVYWATYLNKKPKLGGMTTPH
- the gabra1 gene encoding gamma-aminobutyric acid receptor subunit alpha-1 isoform X2 encodes the protein MRTSAMMNFLQSQTMLGRTGTVTLCVWACMLVGNVLSGKSSNQNGITDEQKDNTTVFTRILDSLLDGYDNRLRPGLGERVTEVKTDIFVTSIGPVSDHDMEYTIDVFFRQSWKDERLKFKGPMAVLRLNNLMASKIWTPDTFFHNGKKSVAHNMTMPNKLLRITEEGTLLYTMRLTVRAECPMHLEDFPMDAHACPLKFGSYAYTRAEVVYVWTRGAAQSVVVAEDGSRLNQYDLMGQSVDSGVVQSSTGEYVVMTTHFHLKRKIGYFVIQTYLPCIMTVILSQVSFWLNRESVPARTVFGVTTVLTMTTLSISARNSLPKVAYATAMDWFIAVCYAFVFSALIEFATVNYFTKRGYAWDGKSVVPEKQKKKKESLLKKNNTYTAATATAFAPNIARDPGLATIAKSAPPPPTEPKEEPKPKPPEAKKTFNSVSKIDRIARIAFPLLFGTFNLVYWATYLNKKPKLGGMTTPH